Part of the Cydia fagiglandana chromosome 2, ilCydFagi1.1, whole genome shotgun sequence genome, gccgcgcgcgccggcgccATGACGCGCGACCGCGACATCACCCGCGACCGGGACATCACCCGGGACCGGGACATCACCCGCGACCGGGATCGAGACCGCGATCGTGAGGAATGTCAGTACTCAATATTATCTTTCACTTTTTTGTCAATATTATTATGTCGTTATATTATCGTGTTATTCTTATGTATATGCTCGCCGCAATCAAAATCGGGGCAAGCATATTTCGACAGGTGTTCATGCCTACAGATTCTTAATTCTAAAATCATAGGAAAGGATCGTTATTCTTTCCTTTTCAATTCAATCGTCAAGCATGTATTTATTTTGCACTTGTATAAAAATTATGTTCAACAGAAGGGACTATTGTCTACAgtctgtgtctgaccatggggctttaaatccagggcttgattttactcgctaaacggAGCTACTttcactatgggaccaaccctaaaatcggagaaaattttttggcttttccatagaaaatgtcgACATCTAAtcaccaaaatgtatgaaaaagtgaaaattttttcggggttggtgccataataaaagtagctcagtttagcgagtaaaatatCGCGAGTAATCTGATCCATTATGTACGAATAATGCGGTCACAATGATGATAAGCAAACAGTATTATGGAGCGGGCTCTAATGTCACACATGGGACGTACACACTGAGTACAGTAATTATCAAGAAGCACACCATTTTATGGATTCATTCTCTTTTacttttgcaaataaattattgactaaGTACTATGTTCTAACGCCATAATCGACAAGTTACTGAAGTGATCCCTCACTTTGTGATCTTTTGGCAACAAAATTGATAATTTAAGTTACTCTAATCGTCCCGGGAAGGTCTGAGTAAAGGTCAGGTGTCGTTTATCACCAGCTAACAGTTTTTTTATACTAGCCATATACTTATATCCTTAGAGATGAATACTGTTCGTAGAGCCAGAAAATACGCTTAGCGATCAGTAAGCGTTTTCTTTGGAATGTTCGTAAATCGCTAGAATAAGGAATAGTACCCTCTAGCCGGGGACGTCGCCCACAGCGACGGCGGGGACGCCAGAAACGCCGCCCGCGGGGCCGCCGGGGACGCCGCCGGGCGCGCGGCCGAGGCGAGGCTCCGCGGCGCGTTGGAAGCCCCCCGCGACCGGCTCTTTTAGTACAATCTGTGACGCGGCGCGGCCGTAACTCAATTCAGACTAGTCTTTGGCCCGCTCCAAAAGACTTTGCTTAAATCTGAGTGACCTAGATTTTCCGTTAGGTGTTAACTAGGTAAAAGAGAGGTCCTAATTTAGAGTTGTGTGTCGCACTTGCAGCCACGGCCGACATGCGGCCCGGCGCGTGGCGCGACGGCGAGCGGCCGGCGGCCGAGCCCGCGCGGGCGCCCTACGGCGGCCGCGACTCCTTCGGCCGCGACCGCGACCGCTACGGCGACGACcggtacttacatacatatctaGTGTCATCTGCCTTCATTTATGCTGTTCTTAAGGAAATggcttaaattaaaaaatgcagCTGAAAACTGGTAAAAGTCTGACCTACAGAGCGCTTCGTGCTCACATTCCGTCCTGGATGGACACGATTTGTTTCAATTACTCGTCAATTGACTAGAATTAACGTCGAAGCAAAACTGCCCATTGAACATAATGAGATAGATTTTATTTCAAGACTTCTGTGTACGCTTTTAACCTTACAAATAGTCAATTCATAGATAATCAGGAGACCTAGCCAAGAGACTATTATTAATAGATAATGCCTATGGAAACGTAAATGGAAATGATCACATGACGTTTCGTTCCCACCTGTCACCCCATGCCTTTTTCGACTGGCATTTGGCAATACGTGTAAATATTGTCATCTTAACTACGACCCCAGATTATCCAGTATATCATTGATGTAGTGTAAGTATAGGGAGCTAATGTGTGTTGGCGTGTGCAGCGGCCGCGAGCGCGGGTTCGGCCGCGACGGGGAGCGCGAGCGCGGCGGCTACGGCGGCCGCGACGGCTTCCGCACCGCCGAGCGGGACGGCCAGGGCTTCGGGTACGTACCACCACTAATTCTTACTAAGTTACTACATAACATGATCGTTCCAAGGGCCGCAAACTTAGTTTGGTTCGGTCACATACAACATTATGAATCCTGTTGGCGAGTTGAGAAATATCGATCGGATCGACACGCATTTGTCACGACTTCCAATTAAGTATTTGTTTCAAGTGATTGCCACAATTATCAGTTTCATGGCTCCTTTACACTATCGGCGATAATCGTTGATAGAATCATCGGCAAGATGACCACATCAGGCAGGGGTGTGCAGGCGTCCACATGACCGCCTGTACAATGCAAGCACCCGGCGATTCGCTCGATTCTCTCCGATGTATGCccaaaaaaccgacaactcTCGGGTTGCAGGCGATAATAGACGATGCCTGGTGGAGGCTGCCGAATGTGCCCTCTACGTTATCGTCCCCGCCAGTCATCGTCTATCATCGCCGATAGTGGCGatagtgtagaggagccattaccaaCCACACATCTATGCACATGAAGCGACagctaaaattagaatatcttgATTGTCGTAATTTTATCTTCTATGTGCTATATGAAACGGGTTACCTAGACACCGATTCGTGCCTAATTATGCGCGAACTGGTCGCTTTACACCAACATACTActcaaatttatttaattctggATTCTAAGCTAAAATAGTTAATTTACACACATGGCTGTCATTACCTGCACCTGCTGCCATTTCTAAACTTAATTACATTACCCATACACCAGTAAATCAAATATTActacttattactttttttttagtattcttAGTAACATTTTTTTGTCATAGCACTTAAATGTTTTCGTGCTAATTTTAGGAACCGCGAAGGTAGAGGATTTGGAGGCCGAGGTTTCGGTGACAGGGATCGCGACCCACCTCCACCCAGAGATGGTAAGTTATATTTCTAACATTGGTTTACAAGTATTTGTTTCGATACATACGAGTTCCAAGCCAAGGGATCCAAGATTTGTTAATGGTAGAATAAGGTAATAAGGCCCAAATGGCCCAATATGCATTACAATGCACACACCGTTTCGATCTAATTAGAACCTATAAACATATCAATGTTATAAATCAAATATGTAATCTAGcatttctttttttgtttcctcagataaactaaattaatttatatacaCGAACATTCAATTTAAAATACGTGGGCTTTACGAGGAGGGAAACATTGGTCTTCGAATTTGATAGTTGAAGTACACGTCATTGTACAGTCGGCGTCATATacgtgtaccgaactatttgaatactttagatactacctactatatgacgctgactgcACGCCCCGTGCATGACGCGGTAGTTTGACTTTGACTGTCAAATCAATTACCACAAATCGAGACACGTATTTTCTTATACTTCTTCTACAGTCTAGAAACTCTTTGATTGTAgatatacaaaatattatttttctcaaaaatggacggcaaagtcgactttgccgtttaaaaatatggtcgcgaagcgcgtagtttatggtcagtcaaaaattaaaaagttaaaaacattgcagtctcgattttgggactgcaatgttgcatacaaattccattatttgtcgagttccaaactttttaaaagttgaaatgaccatatcaaatgacggcacaggcccattaaacagccaaacagatgattagtaccgcgactatttagttgtctcaaataggttggggTATTTtgggcagaaaaatacacttctattttttttattaaaaaaataaaaaggcggcaagggcttttttctgtgaaaatatatacgtaagaacgttgtttttgtaaaatatttctatgatatttatatttcttgcaccatttttgagaaaagcactatatatgactcggcaggaaggctacttgctggcttcggattcaattaaacggactcccaaggtcgtccgtttaaaacgaatcctcagcctgcaagtagctacttccgagcctcgacaataatgtactatttactAGAATAGATTGAAAATGTAAACAATGTGTGGTGTATGCAGACAAGCCCCGCGAGCGGCCGAAGCTGAACCTGCTGCCGCGCAccgtgccgcgcgccgccgagcCGCCCGCCACGCCGGCCGACGGTGCtacccccgccgccgccgccgccgccgccgccgccgccgccgacgagcGCGACAAGCCGCCGCCCAAGCCCGTCTCCGCGGAGAAGGTGTTCGGCGCCGCCAAGCCCGTCGACACCGCCGCCAAGTCAGTACCACCCGTTTCTCCGGGAACACTCTTACCGTACCACCTGACGCGgccaatatacagggtggctacaaaataactgcattcctgttgccagggaggtttcgggattatactgagcaacttttactatgggaccgaccccgaaatcgcgaaaaaaaatttggctgtttcatacattttggctggtccattttctacgggagggtaattttttttttcaatttcggggttggtcccgtagtgtttaagttgctcagtatattgCTTAAAACAACCTtgcaacggaaatgcagttattttttaacaactgtatacatatatttgtcTTTATGTACcgttattaatattatactatTAACTTACTGTTAAACAGTGGGCGATTGCCATACTATACTACCGATTCCTCCGATGACACTTTGCTTTGCTGTTTGAGGTCATTATGTTCGAGATGGTGATTTAAAATTCATGTGATGAAATAATACCACATGTTGCGATTACTCATATATGGTCTGATAAGAACGCGACCCTTTCTGTCGCTTATCACTGCACCCTGCGCAATAAATGCATgctttttttataaattctGATAATGCACATGAAGCGACTTTAAAAAGTTATGATGTTTTTAAAGTTGAGATATTTACTTCTTTGTGCTATAATAAAAGGGTCATCTAGACATCGTTCCGTAGCTATCGATGTACGGATCGATCGCTTTAAACCGACATATTGGCCAAAATATGATTTCATTTCATTCTTAACTTTCTAACACAtaaagtaattattattttttgttttctagGGAAAGGGAAATAGAAGAACGTCTTCGTAAACAAGAAGAGGAGGCACGAAAGGGAACTGAGGATAAGGAACGCTGGGGGCGCAGGGTAGGTTTAAAACTTACATCCATATTTGTATTgtgagttagttttgagttacaCACATTACATAACATACTCTTATTTCTTTTCAGAATGACCATTCCGGAGAACGTCGTGGTGGCGCTAGACGTGGTATGTATTGTGTATTTTCTGTTTCTGTTGTCAGTATCAATTACTATCAACATCAATGTGTTCATACAAAAGTTACAAGCAAATAGTTACCACACCAACCAAttgatttataatattttgcagACGACCGCGGCAGAGACAGCTACAACAGAGACCGACGCGACAGGGACGACAACGATCGGCGCGACCACAGAGACGACCGGGACCGACGCGACTACTCGGGCAACCGCGACCGGCGCGACTACTCGAGGGACGACCGAGACCGGCGCGACCCCAAGGACGACAGAGACAGGCGCGACTACTCCAAAGACGATCGCGACAGGCGCGAGTACCCCAAGGACGACCGAGACCGACGCGACTACTCCCGAGAGGACCGCGAGCGCCGCCCGCCGTCCCGGGACCGGCGGCCGGCCTCCCGGGACCGGCGGCCGGCCTCCCGGGACCGCGAGCACCGCGAGGCGCGCGACCCGCGGGACTACCCGCGAGACGCGCGGGACTCGCGGGACGCCGACTCGCGAGACCGCGACCCCCGGCCCCTCTCCCCGCGCGCCGACGACCGCAACGGCCGCAACCTCACTCCCGACCCGAAGCTGCCCAAGATGAAGGAGCAGGAGAAACCAGTGAGTACTACTTACTATTAGTCAATGTAGACTTTTTTTCaaacatagaggtacaataatatagagatgacacggggcaggggccaaacgaccgaacgatatgcacttatggaaatttcagtaggagtagcagagaaagcggtattattgcttgtccttgtcacagtctcactttgtttgttccccacaaaaaattagtatggtttatggtgggcaacaaataacccgaccgaattacgtagattgtttttgttatgttgtcaggaatgttaaaacttgtttttaatattgtcgctttgcgtatgttttgccattcacggaggcacgcgtatagctcatctatgtaatactaggtctatgtttTCAAACCTATTAAGTATGTTCTTATATCAGTGTTCATGAATGTATAAATGACAGATAATAGTAGAAGAGTAGAAAAAAACGTATTTACAATACCATTTCTCTATTGTTACAGAACTTTGTAGCGTCGAATAAATTTAGCTTCCTGGAGGACGCAGACGACGGCGCGTCCGAGTAGCGCCGCGACTGCCGTGTAAAAGTGTAAATTGATCAAGTGTAAAGACTTGCGCCACTGAGACTCAGTCGCGCCGTGTAACAGAACTACAGTGCGGTGTGGATATACGTCTGGGAGGTTGCTGCATGCTCCCGCTGCTCCGAGCCCGGCCCCAGCCCTCACTGGTCCCTAGAAGGCTGTGACTTCTACTTTTGTAATATTCAGCTTGTCTCCATTCCGGTTGTGGGTACTCATTGTACATATTAGGGGCTCCGACGTCGCTTTCCTTGTAAAGGAGGCCGCAGTGAGGGCTGGGGCTCAATTTGTGACCATGTACtgatttgatgtaaatttttctATAGGTTTGCTATGTAATAGTACGCGTACGGTCGCAAAGGCAACGGCGAGCTTTCCCGCGAAGTTTAGCGACAGGTTTTGTTTTTACGATTTGATACAGGTGCTGCTCTCCGATATTTTGTGAATATTGTTTTGTAATTTCATTTACTTTGTTGAAATATCAAAGCTTTTTTTTGAGTACTGCGACGCAATACATCGTGATTGCCACCAAGGGAatcttatttcattattttagaaTATTCCTTTATGTTAAATATGTAGTCGATTTAGATTAATAAAAtgttaattgtattatttatctTTACAAACAGATATGGTTCCATAATCAATTGCCATGGTAGTGCAACAATTACTTGCAAGTATGCATTTTTCTGTTGTGTGGCCTGCCCCATTGAGTTTAGTCAATGTGGAAATTCAGTGTACCTACAGACGGTTAGGACCGACCTTGTCACAAGGATATTTTTATTGGTAAACACATGTCCAACGACGTGAAAATTgtttaatatgtattaatttctCAAGTTTATTTCATATACTTTGTTCTAATTgtgaattataaataaaattactctTTTTACAACCAAATAAGTGTCTTTTATTATGAGAATAGTTAAATCTATTACATTGTGGTCGCCGTCATACTGCGTTTCATTAGGTATTACAAAATGGTGTTCTAGAATCAGCAGTggcactttgatccctcctagcaagGACGGCAGAAAagtctttttcaccacaccagctcggaaagatttactttgcacttcaaaaacggatagcaaagttgcactttGCTATCGGTAAATCACaggtgaggcaaagtaatcaaatgaattgttttttaatgtttgctggtagaattgacttttattttgtttgatattttacatttaatattccaaaattgaaccacgggCGTAGCGAGTGATTCTAagaatggaatcttgagcgttgcgagggtttcaaaacacgagggttaaacaaaatttggccccgaatgaaacaaaatttttcagcacaccaacccgaagcaaatattaaatgtaaaatatcaaaccaatcaaatgaatgttattaaatatttatcatctaaaatcatcatttaaaagtcaattatgccagcaaacataagaaaacaactcaaaattggcatttgattactttgcctcacatgtgaataaaatgcaactttgctatcagtttttgaagtgcaatgtaagcctttccgagctggtgtggtgaaaataactattttcgaataggtgatgtgaaaaccAAGTTCTAAATAATCTTGCACTACAGGAAAACCAGGATCTAGGTCtgcctacttattttttttttttttgttataatttcAGCAGTGAGAACAgccttaaccttttcgacgccgtgtcgaacacaaaagctgtcactgaCGCTACGTCACCCAAgtatcaaaactgaaattgaacgtTATGCATATgaacgtaggtctatgttgctctgtgtgTCCGTGACCGATtcatcggtctttggcgttgaacctgcggtgatgatatatcggtcattggcgtccaaaagatTAAAATTGTGAAATGCTAACAAACTGCAGTTTATATTTAACTCCAATTTATGCAAGTAGCTCTAACAGAACTTAACCTATACTTAACCTATATAGAATTACGGACCGGGCTGTCATGTCAACCAATAACCAAGATGTAGAGTAACAACAGAACTCAACCTTTTAGCAGATGGGGTTTCCTGATTCAACCCTACGGCATCTGAATGCCTTGCGGTATATTTCGTCTCTCTCATAATGTAGGTGCTAGACAGAGCGATATGTAGGTACGTGCCTATATTATTGTACCGTCTGTGACGGGCTTTATAATATTTCTGATACTTAGTATTTTCGCCcattaaaggcttgctacacggtcgccgacaagccttctaaccgtctgaccttggtctgtccttggtcagttttggtcaaattttgttggtaacaactgtctacacggtccgggaccggccaaggccacgcggtctgggggtttgtcggcgaccgtgtagcaagccttttataGTGGTTCATTCGTAAACATTCCTACAATAGCCGCAGATTTCGATGAATCTGCGATCTAACTGGGATTACGTAgaggtatgtatatttttaaaagacATGTTTCAATTCACAAtcataatatttactttcaTTGATAACatatagaaaaaaacaaaaccatCACATTaccatgcaatattttaaagaaGTAAGATTTTACGATTAGTATTCAATGTCGACAATTTACAACTCTATAGAGACCTAATTACACGACATTTTCAACTTATAcaagatatattatattttacttttaatttaattctagCAAGATAAAATTATCAGTATACGAGACATTGTCGACATAAGATAAATGTAAGCTCTAAAGTAATTAAATCTTAAGTCTAAGAGTCAAAtctagttgtttttttttttttcatttccatGTTTTTATACAATCCAATGATTGCGAACATAACGACAATCACACATGCTATGTGCATGACACCAGTCCCATCCATTTTCACACGAGGTACATCGCACTAATAATTACTCGTTAATATATTAGTTGTACTGGCCAAGAGGCGTCACCCGTGCTGTGAGCGTGGCAGACTAGCGTATGTTTAGAGTGCAAGGCACTGGAGACGCGATCAGGTCGAGCGGGCCCAGATTATTTCTGCATGATCGACGTGAGCAGAGCATCCTTCAGCCTCTTGGCCATCTCCTCCAGGATGCCGGCCTGGACGCGGAGCTTCTTGTTCTTCTCCTCGAGCTCGTCGGCCTCCTGCTCCATCTGGAGTTCCTTCAGTTTCCTATGCATCCTGGATCGCTTGGACGCCTCGTTGTTTTTGTCCCTCAGTTCCCTGTACTTCATGTCCTGCGTGGACACGGAGGAGTTCTCGCTGCACGCGTTGGAGGCGACGCTGTCTCTCCGCTTGGGAGGGCGTCCTCTGCGGGCCCTCGTGAGCTGCTGCGACCCCTCGAGCGCCAAGATCATGTCCTTTATAGGTATGTTGGGCTTTCTCCTCTTGTATTTTCTGGGGGTGGTGCGCTCCTGATGTGGTGAATACTCCTCGTCGCTGTCCTCGCTGCGGCGGCGCCGCCGGGACACCCTGGCGGCAGCCTCCTCCTCGGAGTCGGGCTGAGGTTCGCTCTTGGGTGTGATGGGCTGGTAGTCCAGCGGAGCCGGCGTCGCTGCCAGTGGAGACAAGAATGTCTCCTGTGCCAGAGTTTGCTGCCGAGATTTCTGGGGACaaagaaatttaaataattaataaaattcatttatatttaagtaactGGCAAGAATAGATTGATTTGACGACTGATAGAAACAAGTAAAGCTCAAATATTTTGAGCAAATTTACTAAGTATTCTGTGAAAACGACGCTCCTATAGTATAGGCTCCTATTCAGTAATTACTATAGTTAAAGTCCCAATCAATGCAATGAGTAGTCTCCTCCTCCTCTTGAAGAACCGTAGTGACATACTTACCAAGACAGCGAGGGGGTGTTTCTCCTGCTCTAGTTGCTCGACGAAGGACAGCACCTCGGGCGTGCTGATGACGTGGCTGGCCAGCGCGGGCCGCGCCGCCACGTCCAGCGACAGGCCCGCGTGTTTCCGTGGAGCCACGATGTACTCTGTGATCACGTCGTCGCAGCGCTCCACCTCGCTCGGCGTCACCGACGCCATGTACTTCAGGTCCTGGGAGTCGTCATCGATGAAGGGCGTATCGTGTGTGAGGGGTTTAGTGTACGTGTCCCAGCCGGCCCACGGCTCCTGCTGGTCGATGACCACGGGCAGGCTGGCGATGTCGACGAACTGCTCGGTCTCCGGGAGGGCGAACATCGCGTCGACGCCCTCGGCCGGCGACAGCGGGTCCTTGGGCGTCGTGGTGTAGAAGCTCGCTTGCGCGGCGACGTTAGCGTCGAAGCTGTCCCAACCGGGGGACAGTGGTGTGTGTAGTGTGTCAGTGTTGAATGCCCTGTCTTCAATTTGTTTTGCTGAATCTGTGGAAAAAAAATGCTGTTAGAAAATACTTTAGATTAAGCACCACCTATTCTTTCAATCATATCAAGCATCGCTACATGTCATATACTCgttaattttgtaataaattCGAAAACCTGGTCAACAGACTGATGAGGATTTTGTAACATGTAGATTATTATCAGGGATAGTTTTAGCCAATAATGCTTTAAAATGTCTCTTTACAGTGCTCCATGTGATTGTATTACTAACAGTGTTCGATACTTTAGTAAGAAATACGTAATCACGACGTGATGGAAAATATCTTACCAATGGTTTGTACTTGTTCTTCCTTGGCGGGATCGGAGCACCACCCAGCCAGTTCTTGGAAGAACTCGTAGTCCGTGTCGTGATACATATTGCTCTCGAACACTGGCTCCGGTTTCAGATACTCCTGAAAATTCAGTTTAACCACGTTAGCAAAAATCCTGGAGGTGAGCGGAGCTAAAAATAAtcttataatacataataattgattATTTTAGGTACTCACGTGAGTACTCACCTCGGTGAAGCTGCAGTGCGGCTGGGGCGTTGCGGTTGGTCCGTCGGCGATTACTCCGTTCAGGCCGTTCTCCTGATTCTC contains:
- the LOC134674469 gene encoding eukaryotic translation initiation factor 4B, with the protein product MAATGNKKSKKSKWIPVNITDIIAEPTTISTTNNWADSVDDEPTESYGYASRSRAPVVLPSASRAARGGLAVDDDAIPRRPPFIAHISNLPYDVDESAISDLFEGLKIINLRLPREGDRLKGFGYVDFEDRESLINAMNLPDLSVGGRRIRIEVSTENNDRRMGRGGRSDRDRDYDPERTMGDWRSGPRAAPEPAARAGAMTRDRDITRDRDITRDRDITRDRDRDRDREESTADMRPGAWRDGERPAAEPARAPYGGRDSFGRDRDRYGDDRGRERGFGRDGERERGGYGGRDGFRTAERDGQGFGNREGRGFGGRGFGDRDRDPPPPRDDKPRERPKLNLLPRTVPRAAEPPATPADGATPAAAAAAAAAAADERDKPPPKPVSAEKVFGAAKPVDTAAKEREIEERLRKQEEEARKGTEDKERWGRRNDHSGERRGGARRDDRGRDSYNRDRRDRDDNDRRDHRDDRDRRDYSGNRDRRDYSRDDRDRRDPKDDRDRRDYSKDDRDRREYPKDDRDRRDYSREDRERRPPSRDRRPASRDRRPASRDREHREARDPRDYPRDARDSRDADSRDRDPRPLSPRADDRNGRNLTPDPKLPKMKEQEKPNFVASNKFSFLEDADDGASE
- the LOC134674476 gene encoding uncharacterized protein LOC134674476 isoform X1, whose amino-acid sequence is MVFSQTSHRTQSILKVVDIDRIKKENQENGLNGVIADGPTATPQPHCSFTEVSTHEYLKPEPVFESNMYHDTDYEFFQELAGWCSDPAKEEQVQTIDSAKQIEDRAFNTDTLHTPLSPGWDSFDANVAAQASFYTTTPKDPLSPAEGVDAMFALPETEQFVDIASLPVVIDQQEPWAGWDTYTKPLTHDTPFIDDDSQDLKYMASVTPSEVERCDDVITEYIVAPRKHAGLSLDVAARPALASHVISTPEVLSFVEQLEQEKHPLAVLKSRQQTLAQETFLSPLAATPAPLDYQPITPKSEPQPDSEEEAAARVSRRRRRSEDSDEEYSPHQERTTPRKYKRRKPNIPIKDMILALEGSQQLTRARRGRPPKRRDSVASNACSENSSVSTQDMKYRELRDKNNEASKRSRMHRKLKELQMEQEADELEEKNKKLRVQAGILEEMAKRLKDALLTSIMQK
- the LOC134674476 gene encoding uncharacterized protein LOC134674476 isoform X2, with protein sequence MVFSQTSHRTQSILKVVDIDRIKKENQENGLNGVIADGPTATPQPHCSFTEEYLKPEPVFESNMYHDTDYEFFQELAGWCSDPAKEEQVQTIDSAKQIEDRAFNTDTLHTPLSPGWDSFDANVAAQASFYTTTPKDPLSPAEGVDAMFALPETEQFVDIASLPVVIDQQEPWAGWDTYTKPLTHDTPFIDDDSQDLKYMASVTPSEVERCDDVITEYIVAPRKHAGLSLDVAARPALASHVISTPEVLSFVEQLEQEKHPLAVLKSRQQTLAQETFLSPLAATPAPLDYQPITPKSEPQPDSEEEAAARVSRRRRRSEDSDEEYSPHQERTTPRKYKRRKPNIPIKDMILALEGSQQLTRARRGRPPKRRDSVASNACSENSSVSTQDMKYRELRDKNNEASKRSRMHRKLKELQMEQEADELEEKNKKLRVQAGILEEMAKRLKDALLTSIMQK